The genomic stretch GTGGTCGCCCATGCGGTGCTCTCGATGGCCAAGACGCTGACCCCGGACGCACCCCGCGCCTCCATCGCCGCCGCCGCGATGGTGCTGGTGCTGCTGGTCCCGAACCCCTTCGTCACCGTGGCCGCGATCCTGCTGGCCGGGATCATCGGGTGGTTCTGGCTCCGTCCCCCGGAGAGCGGAGCCCGCCCCGAGGACGCCTTCCCGGTGCGGGTCTCCCGGCGAGCCGCCTGGACCGCCTCAGGGGTCTTCCTCGGGCTGCTGGCGGGACTTCCGGTGCTCGCCGCCGCCACCGGGGCAGGCTGGGCGACGATGCTGGACTCCTTCTACCGCGCTGGGTCGCTGGTCTTCGGGGGCGGTCACGTGGTGCTGCCGCTGCTCCAGGCCGAGACCGTGCCGACCCTGGTGGACCCGGAGGTGTTCCTCGCCGGCTATGGCGCCGCACAGGCGGTCCCCGGTCCGCTGTTCACCTTCGCCGGATTCCTTGGCGCCTCCAGCACCGGTGAGCCCTCAGGCCTGGTGGGCGCCGCCGTCGCGGTGCTGGCGATCTTCCTCCCCGCCGCGCTGCTGGTGATCGCGGCGCTGCCGTTCTGGGAGCGGCTGCGCGGCAGCACCTCCGCGCAGAAGGCGCTCATGGGGGTCAACGCCGGCGTCGTCGGCATCCTGGCCGCCGCGCTGTACACCCCGGTCTTCACCGCCGGCG from Nesterenkonia sandarakina encodes the following:
- the chrA gene encoding chromate efflux transporter produces the protein MTQRSPHPEDDGAPPSVSRHPGTVGEVFLVFLRLGLTSFGGPVAHLAYFRDAFVTHRRWLTEKAYADLVGLCQFLPGPASSQVGMALGLQRAGYPGMLAAWFAFTMPSVVLLVAFALGLQQAGNLAEAGWIDGLKAAAVAVVAHAVLSMAKTLTPDAPRASIAAAAMVLVLLVPNPFVTVAAILLAGIIGWFWLRPPESGARPEDAFPVRVSRRAAWTASGVFLGLLAGLPVLAAATGAGWATMLDSFYRAGSLVFGGGHVVLPLLQAETVPTLVDPEVFLAGYGAAQAVPGPLFTFAGFLGASSTGEPSGLVGAAVAVLAIFLPAALLVIAALPFWERLRGSTSAQKALMGVNAGVVGILAAALYTPVFTAGVLEVGIEALVLAVLAFVALNSWRAPAWAVVIGAGLLGAVLL